In Thunnus thynnus chromosome 13, fThuThy2.1, whole genome shotgun sequence, the following proteins share a genomic window:
- the LOC137196156 gene encoding uncharacterized protein: MPKISEKDWKSDLTSILQELKEDQYNILLENLSEIPQGRRKSREEMPQIIIEHYGIKESISEIKEAMEKIPRRDPAVQDLLRPFVEKLKNKREKDKMGKKRKYAGDPEHEEQKSSADQLKNSRPDTERNNQPWRKTIRDLKASSQLLDTEAIVGKVMQKSGLHTYKKQDDKENAFFYVSVADDTGFIEVMVYGKHRYQEINEESSYLFRKLIIDKNGVKVIKKSKVPETHAVEVPAELEKEARKLICIQSPVCSVAKAKTYPEKYGVSVEGTVTEIYPVKETEVTSQQRTTKMQEFHLEDDKDSISICMWGGNTEQSKEISVGDVIKVTNVKTSHYYDTVSLNSTGFTRIFMIERAPVQTVRIQIQAIESTDTTQTQTFLDAVINGQIKTFVVASQLLASEFDSIDFRKSLLDKIPFLADAEIQGSKINKMKYITKI; this comes from the exons ATGCCAAAGATTTCAGAGAAAGACTGGAAATCAGACCTGACGTCCATACTCCAGGAGCTGAAGGAGGATCAGTACAATATACTGCTGGAAAACTTGTCAGAAATCCCTCAAGGTCGGAGGAAGTCCAGAGAAGAGATGCCTCAAATAATCATTGAGCACTACGGAATAAAAGAGTCCATTTCAGAAATCAAAGAAGCAATGGAGAAGATACCGAGGAGGGACCCTGCAGTCCAGGACCTGCTGCGCCCCTTTGTGGAGAAACTGAAGAACAAAcgtgaaaaagacaaaatgg ggaaaaagaggaaatatgcTGGTGATCCAGAGCATGAGGAGCAAAAGTCTTCAGCAG aTCAACTGAAGAACAGCCGACCTGACACG gAGAGAAACAACCAGCCATGG AGAAAAACCATCCGTGATCTGAAAGCCAGCAGTCAACTTCTTGACACAGAGGCCATTGTTGGGAAAGTTATGCAGAAATCAGGGCTGCACACATATAAAAAACAGGATGATAAGGAAAACGCTTTCTTTTATGTGTCAGTTGCTGATGACACAGGATTCATTGAAGTGATGGTTTATGGAAAACATCGCTATCAAGAAATCAATGAAGAGAGCTCCTACTTGTTCAGAAAGCTAATTATAGACAAGAATGGTGTGAAAGTTATCAAAAAGAGCAAAGTGCCAGAAACACATGCTGTTGAAGTTCCAGCAGAGCTAGAGAAGGAAGCTCGGAAGCTCATTTGTATCCAGAGTCCAGTTTGCTCAGTCGCAAAAGCCAAAACATATCCTGAGAAGTATGGAGTGAGTGTTGAAGGAACTGTTACAGAG ATTTATCCCGTTAAAGAAACTGAGGTGACGTCCCAACAGAGGACGACAAAGATGCAAGAATTCCACCTAGAAGATGACAAAGACTCCATCAGCATCTGCATGTGGGGAGGAAACACCGAGCAAAGCAAAGAAATATCAGTTGGAGACGTCATCAAAGTGACCAACGTGAAGACCAGTCACTACTATGATACCGTGTCGCTGAACTCTACTGGATTCACCAGAATTTTTATG ATTGAAAGGGCTCCTGTCCAGACAGTCAGAATTCAGATTCAGGCGATTGAAAGCACCGATACGACGCAGACACAGACGTTCCTGGACGCAGTGATCAACGGgcagataaaaacatttgttgtaGCTTCTCAACTTCTGGCGAGCGAGTTTGACTCGattgattttagaaaaagtcTTCTTGATAAAATACCATTCTTAGCAGATGCAGAAATACAAGgaagtaaaattaataaaatgaagtaCATCACAAAAATCtga